The Caldisericum sp. DNA segment ACAATTTTTGATGCTTTTGTCATTTTAACCTCCAAATCAAATATGCTACATTTTACCATAAAAAGAAAAAATTCATAGCAAAATCTCCTGACTTCAAAATTGAATTACATATAATTTTTGAAAACCAAGGAAAGGGAGGTATTATGAGCGACGAAGAGTCGGTAGTGTTTACGAGAAAGGCTTCAGGCCTTGTAAGAGAATTAAACTGGTGGGATGTCCTGCTTTTTACAATCGCAGGACCTGCAGCATCAGGAATGACTTACTACACTGTGAAGGTGCCAGGTCTTTATCCTGGTGGAAACATGACGCTTGCATTTTTAATTGGGCTTCTTGTGTGGCTTCCGCCTGTGCTTATTCTTGCAATTCTTTCTGCATCTTTCCCAAGGAGTGGCTCTCTCTATGTTGTTATTTCAAGGGTCTTACATCCAATTCTCGGTTTCATTCCAAACTGGTCGTATGTTATTGGAGGAGGCGCTTCACTTGCAGTAGGATTTCTTAACTACCTTGGGCTTATTCCTCTTGCTTCTTCGATTCAGATTGCAGGAATCGTATCTAAAAATGCGTCTCTTGTTGCTCTGGGAGAAGGACTTGCTGATCCATGGACACGGCTTTGGATTGCGTTAGCGATAACTATCGTTATGTGGATACTCGAACTTTTGGGCATAGACAAACTCAAATGGGTATTAAGAGCTAT contains these protein-coding regions:
- a CDS encoding APC family permease, whose amino-acid sequence is MSDEESVVFTRKASGLVRELNWWDVLLFTIAGPAASGMTYYTVKVPGLYPGGNMTLAFLIGLLVWLPPVLILAILSASFPRSGSLYVVISRVLHPILGFIPNWSYVIGGGASLAVGFLNYLGLIPLASSIQIAGIVSKNASLVALGEGLADPWTRLWIALAITIVMWILELLGIDKLKWVLRAIIYIPLAITGIAIIIFLVKSGEPSFNVIFGANSYQAVHDLATKLKIKDAYLPTGQALQGMLLSVLWAYTAVEAVSYIGSEVKTPRLSYMRGMVLGLIAVGVLYVLNAVAVYRSFGYNFITEYSWLYYNHFDELKAVLGTT